The Vicia villosa cultivar HV-30 ecotype Madison, WI linkage group LG1, Vvil1.0, whole genome shotgun sequence genome includes a region encoding these proteins:
- the LOC131653580 gene encoding uncharacterized protein LOC131653580 produces the protein MKFVIKSELELILGGKWEKTITERVDDVAYQIELPSSLVNHHDAFHVSQLRRYIADPSHVVQLDDVDVRDNLTMEALPLRIEDREVKQLRGKEIVLVKVVWGGPAGGNVMWELESKMKDSYPDLFA, from the exons ATGAAATTCGTGATAAAATCTGAACTGGAACTGATTTTGGGTGGAAAATGGGAGAAAACG ATTACCGAAAGAGTAGATGATGTGGCATATCAAATTGAATTACCGTCGTCACTTGTTAATCATCATGATgcgtttcatgtgtctcagttgaggagatacattgcggatccttCGCATGTTGTCCAATTAGATGATGTTGATGTTAGAGATAATTTGACCATGGAGGCATTACCTCTGCGGATAGAAGATAGGGAGGTGAAACAACTCCGAGGTAAAGAGATCGTTTTGGTAAAGGTCGTTTGGGGTGGACCGGCTGGAGGAAATGTGATGTGGGAGCttgaaagcaaaatgaaagattctTATCCCGATTTGTTTGCTTGa
- the LOC131644145 gene encoding light-inducible protein CPRF2-like: MDRVFSVDEIPEHFWSPPIHVSGDDESSKMSRSASEWAFQRFLQEASVSATSPPPSSPLADVDTQSKPTTIAPMDAGVLSNGHPHPPPPVAVDSEEYRAVLKSKLNLACAAVAMTRGSLPKSQDPASFPENGSQSSNPTQVGSQPVFEGSAPSGNDPPVLQDKDAKVSPAIPSIPPVQKKTVVAIRPSTSGSSRDLSDDDEAEGETDMNDNTDPADVKRVRRMLSNRESARRSRRRKQAHLTELETQVSQLRGENSSLVKRLSDVSQKYTDSAVDNRVLKADVETLRAKVKMAEETVKRITGLNPMFHVMPDISSMGMPPFDGSPSDNSADAAVPVQDDPHHHFYQPGSNNPIPCHEMRVNNGLGEISSIENAPQNNAAVVGGGNKAGQTAPPVHRVASLEHLQNRIRGGADSCGPSNGEQ, translated from the exons ATGGATAGGGTATTCTCCGTAGATGAAATCCCCGAACACTTCTGGTCACCGCCGATTCACGTCTCCGGCGACGATGAATCCTCTAAGATGAGCCGCAGTGCTTCCGAGTGGGCTTTTCAACGCTTCCTCCAAGAAGCTTCGGTTTCTGCCACATCTCCTCCTCCTTCTTCCCCTCTTGCTGATGTGGATACTCAGTCTAAACCCACTACCATCGCACCAATGGACGCCGGAGTTTTGTCCAATGGACATCCGCATCCTCCTCCTCCGGTGGCCGTTGATTCCGAGGAATATCGGGCTGTGTTGAAGAGTAAGCTTAATCTCGCGTGCGCTGCGGTGGCCATGACTAGG GGTTCTTTGCCTAAATCTCAAGATCCAGCCTCTTTTCCTGAGAATGGATCACAGTCTTCTAATCCTACTCAAGTTGGATCTCAGCCCGTTTTTGAAG gATCTGCTCCTTCTGGAAACGATCCACCTGTATTACAAGATAAAGATGCCAAAGTATCACCTGCGATCCCTTCCATACCTCCTGTGCAGAAAAAAACTGTTGTTGCAATTAGACCATCAACAAGTGGATCATCAAGAGATCTGTCAGATGATGACGAAGCTGAGGGAGAGACAGATATGAATGACAACACAGACCCAGCTGACGTAAAACGAGTAAGGAG GATGCTTTCCAATAGAGAGTCTGCAAGACGCTCAAGACGAAGAAAGCAGGCTCATTTAACCGAGTTGGAAACACAG GTTTCTCAATTAAGAGGTGAAAATTCTTCCTTGGTAAAGCGCCTCTCTGATGTGAGCCAAAAGTACACTGATTCTGCTGTTGACAACAGAGTACTGAAAGCTGATGTCGAAACCTTGAGAGCAAAG GTGAAAATGGCTGAAGAGACCGTCAAAAGAATTACTGGATTGAATCCGATGTTTCACGTCATGCCTGATATATCATCAATGGGCATGCCACCATTTGATGGAAGCCCTTCAGACAATTCAGCTGATGCAGCTGTTCCTGTGCAAGATGATCCACATCATCACTTCTATCAACCCGGGTCTAACAATCCTATTCCATGTCACGAAATGAGAGTCAACAATGGGTTGGGAGAAATTTCTTCGATTGAAAATGCTCCGCAGAATAATGCAGCAGTTGTAGGTGGTGGTAACAAGGCGGGCCAAACAGCTCCTCCCGTGCACCGGGTGGCTAGCTTGGAACATCTTCAGAATCGGATTCGTGGAGGCGCCGATTCTTGTGGACCTTCTAATGGGGAGCAGTAA
- the LOC131644146 gene encoding sec-independent protein translocase protein TATA, chloroplastic, which yields MEITLSLSSSSVIPTKLPITSSSYSNLSFSASNSNTSSLLLKKARIKTRTTKRFTCNAFFGLGVPELVVIAGVAALVFGPKKLPEVGRSIGQTVKSFQQAAKEFETELKKEPNPTEEIPVASEQEKQDIKVSSTKDNV from the exons ATGGAGATAACACTTTCCCTTTCTTCATCTTCAGTTATTCCAACTAAGCTACCAATAACCTCTTCATCCTATTCCAATTTATCCTTCTCAGCTTCCAACTCCAACACTTCCTCACTTCTCTTGAAGAAAGCCAGAATCAAAACCAGAACAACAAAGCGTTTCACCTGCAATGCCTTCTTCGGTCTAGGCGTGCCCGAGCTTGTTGTTATTGCAGGAGTCGCCGCGCTTGTTTTCGGTCCCAAGAAACTGCCCGAAGTCGGTCGCAGTATCGGCCAAACTGTCAAAAGCTTTCAACAG GCTGCAAAGGAATTTGAGACAGAGCTAAAAAAGGAACCAAATCCTACAGAAGAAATCCCTGTTGCGAGTGAGCAAGAGAAACAAGACATTAAGGTTTCTAGTACAAAGGATAATGTATGA